From the genome of uncultured Bacteroides sp.:
ATGTGTATTTCTGATTACTGCTTTGTTTGTCAAAGCACAGAGAAATGAAGTTTTCTCGCCTAACATTCAAAGCTTACAGATAAAGGTTAACGATAACTGGCTTGCACCTCCAATCGTTAACCTGAATTCTGATGATGTATTAGAAGTCTCTTTTGATGAGCTATCGCACGAATATCACCGTTTTCAATATGTTATCTCACATCACAATGCAGACTGGACTCCTTCCGGATTAAACGAAATTGAATTTCTGGAAGGTTTTAATAATAGTCCTATTGAAGACTATCAGAATTCATTAAATACTACGATGCTATACACGCATTATCGAGTATCTTTCCCTAACGAGCAAGTTAAACTAAAAGCCTCAGGAAACTATATTATTACTATTTTTGATGATAATGATAATTCAAAACCTGTATGTAAAGCTTGTTTCTCTGTTATAGAAAAGAAAGTAACAGTTTCGGCAACAATAAGCAGCAATACTGATATAGATAATAACAAATCACATCAACAGGTTTCTTTCAATGTTAATTATAACGGATATAATATCCGTAATCCCCAAAGTGAGGTGAAAATAAAAGTTATGCAAAATCTGCGAGAGGATAATTGTGTGACTAATCTATTGCCTTCATATATTAGTGCAAATGAACTAAAATATGAGCATAATAAGAATCTGATTTTTGATGCGGGGAATGAATACAGACGTTTTGAAATGGTTAGCGTAAAATATGCAGCACAAGGTATTCAAAGAATTAAGTTTTTTGATCCGTATTATCATGTAACTTTAATCCCGGATGAGCTAAGAACAAAAAACTACAGCTATGATCAAGACCAGAACGGACGTTGCCTGGTACGATATGATTGGGCTACTAATAATGATATCGAAG
Proteins encoded in this window:
- a CDS encoding DUF5103 domain-containing protein, whose amino-acid sequence is MKKLLILCVFLITALFVKAQRNEVFSPNIQSLQIKVNDNWLAPPIVNLNSDDVLEVSFDELSHEYHRFQYVISHHNADWTPSGLNEIEFLEGFNNSPIEDYQNSLNTTMLYTHYRVSFPNEQVKLKASGNYIITIFDDNDNSKPVCKACFSVIEKKVTVSATISSNTDIDNNKSHQQVSFNVNYNGYNIRNPQSEVKIKVMQNLREDNCVTNLLPSYISANELKYEHNKNLIFDAGNEYRRFEMVSVKYAAQGIQRIKFFDPYYHVTLIPDELRTKNYSYDQDQNGRCLVRYDWATNNDIEADYLLVHFSLPWKDELPEGNFYLQGAFTHDNLTDNYCLKYNPETKAFETIQLLKQGAYNYQYLFVPTNSNKTTTALTEGNYYETENEYLILVYHRPFGERYDRLIGVQQVYFK